The Kiritimatiellia bacterium genome contains the following window.
CGCGCGCCCGATCTTCGCCGCCTCCGCCGCCGAGCCCGCCGTGTAATAAAGCATCCACGTTTTCATTAAACTCCCCCTGTCTTATCCACCCTTCCTCGTTATCATTTTTTAGAATAGGCGGCAATATCCGGCCCGCCTACGCCCAAATTAAAAGTCTTATCTTATTATTGGAAAATGTATTATATATCGCAATTCCATTGACATAGCGCGCTGGTATGAAATCTGCATATTCACTTATGGATTTTATGCTCGCTCGAATCATAGCGGCATTCGTTCTGACAGCCGGCCTGCTGGGGTCCGGGTGCGCGAGCATGCCGGAACGCTACAAGCCCGCCACGCAGGGCCGGTTGGATAACGCCGAGAACGATCCCGCGATCCGGGTCGCGCTGAAGACGGATACGCCGGTGATCGCCATCGGCGAGCCGCTGTACCTGGACCTGGCCATCCGCAACGTGGGCCGCGAACGCGTGTGGCTGCCCCGCGAGCCGACGGTGCTGGTGAGCTGGATTTACCCGAACGGCGTGCACGACAATTTCCTGAAAGAGATCCGTGACGAGGAGCATTTCGAGCGCGGCGAACTGGTCTGCCTGGAACCGGGCCAGCAGATCGCCCAGCGCGTCGAGATCCGCACCTATTACTTCGACCGCCCGGGGATCACCGAGTTCCGCGCCCGGCTATACGGGATCCGCAACACGAACCCGAAGACCGAGGCGACCTGGACCGGCCGGCTGGAGTCGAACTCGTTCGGCGTGATGGTCGAACGCGCGAAAAAAAAGATGTCCGAGTACCGCGTCGTGACGGGCGCGGACCCTAGCGGACAGGGGGCGTGACGGGCGCCGGCGAGCGGCGCCCCTACTCGTGGATTTTCAGCACGGCCCAGCCTCGCGGCGGCAGGGCGAGGCGTCCGCGCCGAACCGTCTTCCCGGCCCACAGGTCATGCGCGGACCGCTCCAGCCGGACGTCGGCGGGCGCGTCGCCGGCGTTGAGCCACACGCGAATTACGCTCTTCCGGTCAAAACGCTCGAAGGCCAGCAGCCGCTCGTTGCCGGTTTCCAGCCAGCGCAACCGGCCGCGGCGCAGGACCGCGTGCTCCTTGCGCAGGGCGATGGCCCTGCGCGTGAAGGCGAACAGGTCCAGGTCGGGCTTCCTCGGGCTGGACGGGCCGCGGCCGGTCAGCGTGCGCGTTTCCGGCTCGTGCTCGATGTCGTCCCATAGCATGGGCTGCCGGTTGTCGGGGTCGTTGGCGCCCCACATCCCGACCTCGGTCCCGTAGTAGAGCATCGGCGCGCCGAGACAGGTCATCTGGAACACGATCATCTGCCGGAGGGCATCCATCGCCTTCGGCCCGGGCCGCGTGGTCTTGAGCCCGGGGTTCTCGCGGGCCTTGGGATAGTTGAAGTAGCTGTCCCAGTCGCGGAACGGCGGGCAGGCGTTCTCCAGGAACGTCAGGACGCGGCCGGTGTCGTGCGAGTCCAGCAGGTTCTGGAGCGCGTAGTTCACCGCCCGCGGGTACCGGCGCCACAACTCGTCGAGCCGGGCCTTCAGCTCGGAGGCCGGCAGGGCGGCCGGCGACGGGGAGAAAAACCCGAGCGTCGGGTAGAGCCACATGTAGTTCATCACCGCGTCGAACTCGTCGCCTTGCAGGAACTCGTCCGCGTGGCCTACGACCTCGCCCGTGGTGTAGGCTTGGGCGTTGATCTTCTTCACGTGCCGCGCCCAGCTTTTCCAGAAGCCGTGCGGCACGCAGAAGGCGACATCCAGCCGCCAGCCGTCCACGCCGTCGGCGGGATCGCCGTCGCCGTCCGGGTCCATCCAGCGGCGCGTGATGGCGAAGATGTAATCGCGCACGGGCTTGGCGAGCGTGGTCTTCGTCCGCGCCAGCTCGGGCAGCCCGGCGTGGTTGAACCAGCCCTGGTAGTCGAACGTCCCGTCCGCGCGCCATTCCTTGATGCGGAACCATTCCTGGAACCGGGAGTTCCGCTTGTTCATCACCAGGTCGCGGAACCCGAAGAAGTGCGTGCCGACGTGGTTGAACACGCCGTCGAGGATGATCCGCATGCCGCGCCGGTGCACGTCCGCGACGAGATCCACGAGGTACCGGTCCGCCGCGGTCCAGATCCACGTCTTCGGGTCCTCGGTTTCGTTCGCGGCGGCGATCTTCGCCAGGTCACCCGCGCGCTCGGGCCCGAAGGTCGGGTCGACGTGATGGAGGCAGGCGGCGTCGTACTTGTGCAGCGAGGGCGCCATGAAGACCGGGTTGAGGTAGATCGCGTTGACGCCGAGGTCCTGGAGGTAATCCAGTTTCTCGCGCAGCCCGACGAGGTCGCCGCCGAACCGGCGATGGAACACGGAGCGGTAGAACTCACCGCGCGCCTTCTCCCAGTCCGCCTGCGCGTACCAGTCCATGCCCCACGGCGAGACCTGCCAGCCGGGGACCGGCCGCGAGTCCATGTCCTCGGGCCGGGGGTCGCTGGCCGGGCAGCCGTTGCGGAAGCGCTCGGGGAAGACCTGGTACCAGATCGCGTCCGCGGCCCAGTCGGGCACCCGGACTTTCGGTTTCGCTGCACGCAAGCTTCGTTTCATCAAGGGTTCTCCGGGAAATGGCGCGGCATTATACGCGACCTTGACCGGCCGTCAACGGCTCTGCCCTTGTATCTTGCCTCCACAATCGCGCGGCACTAAACTTATTCGACAGGGACTGTTCAACAATGAGGAGGTTGGCATGAAGCAGAGGATTCCGTGGGCGGGATGTATCCTGGTCGCGTCGCTCGGCCTGGGGGCCGGTGCGGCCGTGGTGCCTTACGTGAAAGCTCTGTCGCCCACGGGCGGAGGGACGACGTTCGGCGTGCTGACGGTTCCGGCCGGAAAGGTCGTGGTCTTCGATCATATGCAATTCACCTCGCGGACCGTCCGGATTCACATGAACTACAACAACGGAACGTCCGGGTCCGGCATCGACGCCATCCTGGGTTCCGTCATTCTCACGTTCACCAATCCCTCGCCGGGCACCGTGATCGCCACGCCGGCGCCGATTCGATTGTTCGCCGGGTGGTCGATTTCCAACCTGTCCACGACGGCCGCCACCTTCATCGGCCTCGCCATGGATGACGACGACCTCTACGCGGGCGTCGGCAACGAGATCGACAGCCTGAACATGGCCGGCGGAACGCTGCTCGGCGGCATCCAGCTCGACTCCCCGCGGCCGGTGGTCGCCACGGTGGAGCAGTCCGAGGACATGAAGACCTGGACCAAGGACCCCGGCGCGAGCGTTCAGAAAGGCGATTCGGCCGCGCAGATGGAATTCACCACGACGCCCGACGACGCGGGGGCGGCATTCCGGGTCAAGGCCCGGGCCCGGCCGTGACCCTTTCCGCGCCGGGCTAAAAAAGCTTTTATCGCCCGAAGCCGGTATGGGACACTGTGCGCCGGGTCCCAACCACGGAGGACGATATGAGCGACGATTCCTTTTCGGTTCCGGTCAAGAGCCGCCCGGCCGGGCGCGGTTCAGCCCTTCCGGTCATTGCGGGCGGCGGCTTCCTGCTTGTCGTGGCCCTGCTGCTCGCGCTGCCGGTCTGGATCTGGTTCTTCTGGCGGATCGAGCCGGCGGCGGGCGAGATCGCCATCCTGATCCACAAGACCGGCCAGGACCTGCCCTCGGGCCAGATCCTCGCGCTGGAGCCGGACCAGAAGGGCATCCAGCTCGAGGTCCTGCCGGAGGGGCGCTACTTCCGCAACCCGTACTCGTGGGGCTGGAAGATCGCGGCGATGACCGACATCCCGGCGGGCAAGCTCGGCGTCCTGACCCGCCTGTACGGGGCCGACCTGCCGCCCGGCGAGATCGTCGCCGGCGAGGGCACGAAGGGCATCCTGGCCGACGTCCTGCGCCCCGGGAAGTACCGCATCAACCCGTACGCGTACGACGTGGAGCACTACGACGCCATCTCCATCCGCCCCGGCTCGGTCGGCGTCGTGACCTCGCTCGCCGGACGCGACGTGCTGAACAGCGAACTGAAGCCCGAGGAACGCAACACCTTCCTCGTCGGCGCGGGCCTCAAGGGCGTGGTCCAGGAAGTGCTCGAGCCCGGCACGTATTACCTCAACCCCTACCTCTTCGCCGTCTCGGAGGTGAACCTCCAGAGCCAGCGGTTCGAGATGAGCGGGGACGACGCGATCACCTTCCTGACCGTGGACGGCTTCACGGTGACCGTCGAGGGGACGCTGGAATACGCCGTGATCCGGGAGAAGGCCGCGCTGATCACGCACCGCGTCGGCGACATGGACGACATCCTGAAGAAGGTCATCCTGCCGCGCGCCCGCGGGTTCAGCCGCATCGAGGGCAGCAAGCACCCGGCCATCAACTTCATCGTCGGCGAGACGCGCCAGCAGTTCCAGGACAACCTCGAGGCCCACCTGCGCGACAAGTGCGCGGACTGGGGCGTGGCGATCAAGTCGGTGCTGATCCGCAACATCAAGCCGCCGGACGAGATCGCCAGCGTCATCCGCGAGCGTGAGGTCGCCGTCCAGAACGCCCTCAAGTTCGACCAGCAGATCGAGCAGGCCAAGTCCAAGGCGGAGCTGGGCCGGCAGGAGATGCTCGCCGAGCAGAACAAGCTGAAGGTCGAGGCCGACACGGTCCGCATCCGCGCGGTCATCCGCGCGCAGCAGGACATGGCCGTGCGCCTGACCGCCGCGCGCAAGGACCTCGAGGTCGCCCAGGTCGAGAACGAGGCGGCGGACTTCCAGGTCCAGACGCGGCTCGCGGGGGCCGAGGCGGATCGGGACGTGATCCGGCTCAACAACGAGGCCCAGGCCGGCGTGCTCAAGGGGCAGGTCAAGGCCTTCCGGACGGGCATGAACTTCGCCCGCTACACGCTCTACCGCAAGCTCGCGCCGCGCATCGCGACGATCCTGACCGGGGACCAGAAGGACGGGCTGGGCGCCGTCTTCCTTCCCTTCCTTCCCGACGGGAAGGAGGGGGCCCAATGAAATCCATCCTTTCCATCGTGCTGACCCTGGTGGTGATCGTCGGCGCGGCATGGCTCCTCTGGCAGTGGGGCTTCTGCCGCTTTTACGTCGAGGCGGACGAGATGGCGGTGATCATCGCGAAGATCGGCGACCCGCTGCCGCCGGGCCAGATCCTCGCGAAGCCCGGCCAGAAGGGCGTCCAGGAGGCCGTCCTCGGGGAAGGCCGGCACTTCCGGAACCCGTGGCTCTACGAGCGCGTGATCAAGCCGGTCGTCGTCATCCCGCCCGGCAAGGTCGGCGTGGTCACGTCCAAGGTCGGCGACGACCTCCCGCAGGACGAGTTCCTGGCCGAGCCCGGCCAGAAGGGCATCTGGCGCGGCGTGCTCGGCCCCGGCAAGTACCGCCTGAATCCGTTCGGCTACCAGGTCGAGATCGCCAACGCCATCAGCATCCCCATCGGGTACGTCGGCGTCATCACGTCGCTCTCCGGCGAGCAGGCCCCGCCCGGTAAATTCGCCGAGTCGGGCCAGAAGGGCATCCGCAAGGACGTGCTCCAGCCCGGCCTCTACTACATCAACCCGAAGGCCCTCAAGTCCGACGTGCTGGAGATCGGCGTGAACCAGGTCTCCCTGCTCGGCAAGGCCGGCGGCGAGATGATCACCAAGACCCAGATCGCCAGCCAGAACGTCGCGATGGAACAGCTCCAGCGGCAGGTCCTGGACGAGCAGAAGGACAAGCGCATCTCCTACGCGAAACGCGAGCGCGCCCAGGAAGCCGCCCCCGCCCCCCTGCTCGAGGGGCGCCTGGTCCAGCAGCAGCAGATGCCCGACTACACGGCCGCGTTGAGCATCGCGCAGTTCGTTGAGTTTCCCTCGCGTGACGGCTTCGAGATCAGCCTCGACATGACCGTCGAGTTCGAGCTGCAGCCCGACCTGATCGCCGCGATCTTCCGCAGTTACGGCGACCTGCCCGCGGTGGTGGACAAGATCATCATGCCGCAGATCCTCTCCGTGTCCCGGCTCAAGGGCTCCGCCTACCGCGCCAAGGACTTCATCGTCGGCGAGGGCCGCGAGAAGTTCCAGAGCGACCTGACGGAATCGCTGGCCCGGTCGCTGGCCGAGCGCAAGATCGTCGTGCACAACGCCCTGATCCGGCACGTCAACGTGCCCATGCAGATCCTCGACCCGATCCAGCAGGCCAGCATCGCCGTTGAGCAGGACCTGACCAACCAGGAGAAGCAGAACACGGCGAAGAAGCAGGCCGAACTGAACACCCAGTTGAGCCTGATCGACCAGGCCCGCGAGCAGGTCGCCCAGCAGACCGAAAAGCTCAAGGCCGAGATCAAGGCCGACCAGGAGAAGCAGGTCGCCATGATCCAGGCGGACACGCTCAAGCAGGCCGCGGACATCGAGCGGCAGACCGCGCAGGTCCGGGCCGACCGCACGCGCAAACTCGGCGGCGTGGAGGCCAAGGTGATCGAGCTCGTCGAGGGCGAGAAGGCGAAGGGCTTTGAGCTCAAGGCCGACGCGTTCGGCGATCCGTCCGGCTTCTCCCTCTGGGAATTCGCGCAGAGCCTGAACCCGCAGGTGCAGGTCAACATCCTGCATTCCGGGCCCGGCACGCTGTGGACCGACCTGGAGAAGGCCCGGCTCGGCGACCTCGGCGGCGCGGCGGTGATCCAGAAGGAGAAATAGACGCCCCTTGCCGTGAGCGAAGACCTTGTCAGATATGGGAACGACTTCTCCGACGACAGGATCGTCGCCGTCCGGAACCAGAAGGTGATTCTGGACTCGGACCTGGCCCGAATCTACGGGGTGTCCACCAAGGCCCTGAACCAAGCCGTCAAGCGGAACAGGAACAAGTTCCCCCGCGACTTCATGTTCCAACTCACTCAACAGGAAGCGGTTAGCATTGCATATTCAAGGTCACAATCTGTGACCTTGAAGCAAGGCCAGAACATCAAGTATCTCCCGTACGCCTTTACCGAACACGGGGCCGTGATGGCCGCCACGGTGTTGAACAGCCCGCGGGCCGTGCAGATGAGCGTCTTCGTGGTCCGCGCTTTTGTGCGGATGCGCGCCGTGCTGACGGACAACCGCGAGCTGGCGCGGAAACTCGCGGCGCTGGAAAAGGAACTCCAGGCCCGGCTCGACGTCCACGAGTCGGCCATCGTGGACATCCTGCGAAGGATCATGGACCTGGTGGATCCGCCGGCCCTGCCCGAGCCGCCGAAAAAGCCCATCGGGTTCACGGCGAGGGAGCGGCGCGGCTCGTATCGGCCCCGCTGACGCGCCGCGGGGCGCGGCGCCTCCATCGGAAAAAAGCTGGAGGCGGGCCGCCCACGGCCCGCACGCGGCATCTCCCGTCGCGCTACTTCCGCTGGCGAGAACGCCGCCGCACCGCCACCACGCCCAGCCCCAGGCCCACGAGCGCGACCGTGGCGGCCTCGGGAATCGGCGCCACGAGCAGCGCGAGGCCGCGGGCGTCGTACACCGTGCTGATCTGGGTCGGTGCCGCGCCGTTCGTGTTGCCGGCGTAGATGGTCCCGCCGAAGACCTCCGACCAGTAGAGATCCCCGCTCGCAGGATCGAGGTCAATGCCGTAGGGCCGGGCCGACAACCCGGAATAGACGGCGTGGGACGATCCGCCGCTCATGGGCGCGCCAAGGATGCGGTAGCCGCTCCAATCCGCCCAGTACATCATATCGTGCGCGGGATCCAGGGTCAGGTGCCGGTATTCCGTCCCGGCGTACAGGAGCGAGGGCGATCCGCTCCCGTCGGCGTTGGCGACATAGATCCCCGCGTCGAGGTCGGCGAAGTACAGCTTGTCGCCGAGCGGATCGTACTCGATGCCGTTAAGCCGATGGCTCATGTTCCAAAGGGTGGTGTAGCCCCCGGTGCCGTCGAGGCTCCCGACGCCCACGCTCTGGCCGGCGCCCCCGGTCGTGATGAAGATCCGGTTGCCGCTCACGTCGATCGCGCAGTCGAGCCGTTCGCCGAAAACGGCTTTCCCGCCGGCGTAGTTTGTGCTGGTTACACTATCGAGCCGTAGCAGCCCGGAGCCGTCGAAATTGGCCCGGCAAATCGTATGGTAGTTTCCGCCGGTCAGGTAGACGTGCTCGTTGATGGGATCCACCTCGATACCCACGACCCCGCGGTACAGGTTGGTGAAGGTGTCCAACTGGCCCCCGCCCGTCGTGCTCACCAGGATCGTCGTGGCCGAGTTGGCGCAACCGACGAACAGGTCGCCGATCGCCGCGGACGCATCCCCACTCGCCCACATAACAACCATCTACACAATGGAAAACAGCCGCAGGACCGTCCGCATGGCAACCTCCTTGCTTATTCGTGCTTTCCTTCCGTTCGACACGACAGGCCATCGACTGGATAGACGGCCACGACACCTCGGATTCATTTCAGGACAGAAAGAACCGCATGACAAGCAAAAAAACATGAATTTAAAAAAAACACCCGCGGGGGCCGGCGCCGCGAGGGCGCGGCGTCTCCAATCCAGCCCGCGGGGGGGGATCAGTTCAAGTCGTCCGGGGCCAGGCTGCGGC
Protein-coding sequences here:
- a CDS encoding glycoside hydrolase family 13 protein, which translates into the protein MKRSLRAAKPKVRVPDWAADAIWYQVFPERFRNGCPASDPRPEDMDSRPVPGWQVSPWGMDWYAQADWEKARGEFYRSVFHRRFGGDLVGLREKLDYLQDLGVNAIYLNPVFMAPSLHKYDAACLHHVDPTFGPERAGDLAKIAAANETEDPKTWIWTAADRYLVDLVADVHRRGMRIILDGVFNHVGTHFFGFRDLVMNKRNSRFQEWFRIKEWRADGTFDYQGWFNHAGLPELARTKTTLAKPVRDYIFAITRRWMDPDGDGDPADGVDGWRLDVAFCVPHGFWKSWARHVKKINAQAYTTGEVVGHADEFLQGDEFDAVMNYMWLYPTLGFFSPSPAALPASELKARLDELWRRYPRAVNYALQNLLDSHDTGRVLTFLENACPPFRDWDSYFNYPKARENPGLKTTRPGPKAMDALRQMIVFQMTCLGAPMLYYGTEVGMWGANDPDNRQPMLWDDIEHEPETRTLTGRGPSSPRKPDLDLFAFTRRAIALRKEHAVLRRGRLRWLETGNERLLAFERFDRKSVIRVWLNAGDAPADVRLERSAHDLWAGKTVRRGRLALPPRGWAVLKIHE
- a CDS encoding ORF6N domain-containing protein, producing the protein MSEDLVRYGNDFSDDRIVAVRNQKVILDSDLARIYGVSTKALNQAVKRNRNKFPRDFMFQLTQQEAVSIAYSRSQSVTLKQGQNIKYLPYAFTEHGAVMAATVLNSPRAVQMSVFVVRAFVRMRAVLTDNRELARKLAALEKELQARLDVHESAIVDILRRIMDLVDPPALPEPPKKPIGFTARERRGSYRPR
- a CDS encoding PEP-CTERM sorting domain-containing protein — translated: MWASGDASAAIGDLFVGCANSATTILVSTTGGGQLDTFTNLYRGVVGIEVDPINEHVYLTGGNYHTICRANFDGSGLLRLDSVTSTNYAGGKAVFGERLDCAIDVSGNRIFITTGGAGQSVGVGSLDGTGGYTTLWNMSHRLNGIEYDPLGDKLYFADLDAGIYVANADGSGSPSLLYAGTEYRHLTLDPAHDMMYWADWSGYRILGAPMSGGSSHAVYSGLSARPYGIDLDPASGDLYWSEVFGGTIYAGNTNGAAPTQISTVYDARGLALLVAPIPEAATVALVGLGLGVVAVRRRSRQRK